The Streptomyces cathayae DNA segment ATGATGTGCGGCGTCGCCCCGGGGTCGGCGAGGTTCTTCGTGACCCAGGTCGCCCAGCCCGCCGTGGAGTTGGAGAACTGGACGATCAACGCCGGGATGTAGAGCAGCGACGAGGCGAAGATGACGGGGATGACGCCCGCCTGGTTCACCTTGAGGGGAATGTAGGTGGACGTACCGCCGTAGGACCGGCGGCCGATCATGCGCTTCGCGTACTGCACGGGAATCCGGCGCTGAGCCTGCTCGACGAAGACGACCAGGCCGACCATGACCAGACCGACGAGCATGACCGTGCCGAACTCGATCCAGCCGTCCGCCAGGTTGCCCTGCTCCTTGATGGCCCACAGGGCGGAGGGGAAGGTCGCGGAGATCGAGATGAACATCAGGATCGACATGCCGTTGCCGATGCCGCGGTCGGTGATGAGCTCACCGAGCCACATCACGACGGCCGTACCGGCGGTCATGGTGATGACCATGGTGATGGTCACGAACATGGACTGGTCGGGGACGATCTGGTTCGCCACCGGGCAGCCCTGGAAGAGGCTGCCGCTGCGGGCGGTGGCCACCAGGCCGGTGCCCTGCAGGACGGCGAGCGCCACCGTCAGATAACGCGTGTACTGCGTGATCTTGGCGGTGCCGGCCTGGCCTTCCTTCTTCAGGGCTTCCAGACGCGGGATCACCACGGTCAGCAGCTGCAGAATGATGCTCGCCGTGATGTACGGCATGATGCCCAGCGCGAAGATCGTGATCTGCAGCAGCGCGCCGCCACTGAACATGTTGACCAGACCGAAGATGCCCTGGTTCGCCTGGGCCGCGTCGATACAGGTCTGGACGTTCCGATAGTCGACACCAGGGATCGGGATGTTCGTACCGATCCGGTACACCACGATGATGCCGAGCGTGAACAGCAGTTTCTTGCGCAGGTCGGGCGTCTTGAACGCCCGGGCGAACGCGGTGAGCACGGTGCCTCCTGCGACCCCCGCGCAACCGCGTCAAGGGTGGTGGTCGTGAGATTCCGATGAGGACGAATACGTAACGGACAACTTCCCTCCGGAGTGCCCGCATGGGGCGCCCGGGGAAAGTGGGCAGTGCAGGCCACCTTACCGGCGAGACCACCGCCCTTGGAACGACCAACCGGGGATACCCCAAATCTTGGGGTACCCCCGGTAGGGATCGCTCAAGTCATCGGCACGCCTGAATGGTTCAGACGAGCTCGGTGACGGTACCGCCGGCGGCGGTGATCTTCTCCTTGGCGGAGCCGGAGACGGCGTCGACCGTCACCTGCAGCGCCACGGAGATCTCGCCCTGGCCGAGGACCTTGACGAGGCTGTTCTTGCGAACGGCCCCCTTGGCCACCAGACCCTCGACGGTGACCTCGCCACCCTCGGGGTAGAGCGCGGCCAGCTTGTCGAGGTTCACGACCTGGAACTCGGTCTTGAACGGGTTCTTGAAGCCCTTCAGCTTCGGGAGACGCATGTGAAGGGGCATCTGGCCACCCTCGAAGCGCTCCGGAACCTGGTAACGGGCCTTGGTGCCCTTCGTACCACGACCGGCCGTCTTACCCTTGGACGCCTCGCCACGACCCACACGGGTCTTGGCGGTCTTGGCGCCCGGGGCGGGACGGAGGTTGTGGATCTTGAGCGGGTTCTGCTCCGCCATGATCAGTCGACCTCCTCGACCGTCACGAGGTGGCGGACGGTGTGCACCATGCCGCGGAACTCGGGGCGGTCCTCCTTGACGACCACGTCGTTGACCTTCTTCAGGCCAAGCGAACGCAGGGTGTCACGGTGGTTCTGCTTGCTGCCGATGTAGGACTTGACCTGCGTGATCCTGAGCTGCGCCATGATTACGCACCCGCCCCGGCACGCGCACGGAGGAGAGCCGCGGGAGCGACGTCCTCGAGCGGCAGACCACGGCGGGCCGCGACCTCCTCGGGGCGCTGCAG contains these protein-coding regions:
- the secY gene encoding preprotein translocase subunit SecY: MLTAFARAFKTPDLRKKLLFTLGIIVVYRIGTNIPIPGVDYRNVQTCIDAAQANQGIFGLVNMFSGGALLQITIFALGIMPYITASIILQLLTVVIPRLEALKKEGQAGTAKITQYTRYLTVALAVLQGTGLVATARSGSLFQGCPVANQIVPDQSMFVTITMVITMTAGTAVVMWLGELITDRGIGNGMSILMFISISATFPSALWAIKEQGNLADGWIEFGTVMLVGLVMVGLVVFVEQAQRRIPVQYAKRMIGRRSYGGTSTYIPLKVNQAGVIPVIFASSLLYIPALIVQFSNSTAGWATWVTKNLADPGATPHIIFYFFLIVFFAFFYVAITFNPEEVADNMKKYGGFIPGIRAGRPTAEYLSYVLNRITWPGSLYLGLISLVPTMALAGFGANQNFPFGGTSILIIVGVGLETVRQIESQLQQRNYEGFLR
- the rplO gene encoding 50S ribosomal protein L15 — translated: MAEQNPLKIHNLRPAPGAKTAKTRVGRGEASKGKTAGRGTKGTKARYQVPERFEGGQMPLHMRLPKLKGFKNPFKTEFQVVNLDKLAALYPEGGEVTVEGLVAKGAVRKNSLVKVLGQGEISVALQVTVDAVSGSAKEKITAAGGTVTELV
- the rpmD gene encoding 50S ribosomal protein L30, which translates into the protein MAQLRITQVKSYIGSKQNHRDTLRSLGLKKVNDVVVKEDRPEFRGMVHTVRHLVTVEEVD